The Deltaproteobacteria bacterium genomic interval GAATCTCGTCCACTACAGCACCGATTTCGTCTTTGATGGCCGGCAGTCCCATCCCTACGGGACAACAGACAAGACCCGGCCCATGAGTGTCTACGGGCGTACCAAGCTGGAAGGGGAAACCCGACTTCTTTCCAACTCATGGCCCGGCCTGCGGATTGTTCGCACGGCCTGGCTCTTTGGCCCTCTCAAGACGAACTTTGTCGACAAAATCTTGACCCTGGCCACCCAACGCGACGAGCTCCGGGTTGTGCACGACCAGATCGGCTCTCCGACCTATACCCCGGACCTGGCCCGGCACAGCGTCGAACTTCTGGAAAAATGCGGCCCCGGCCTCTACCACCTGACCAATTCGGGCCTGGCCAGCTGGTGCGAACTGGCCGCCGAGGCCGTGGCATTTGCCGGACTCCATTGCCGGATCCAGGCC includes:
- a CDS encoding NAD(P)-dependent oxidoreductase — encoded protein: NLVHYSTDFVFDGRQSHPYGTTDKTRPMSVYGRTKLEGETRLLSNSWPGLRIVRTAWLFGPLKTNFVDKILTLATQRDELRVVHDQIGSPTYTPDLARHSVELLEKCGPGLYHLTNSGLASWCELAAEAVAFAGLHCRIQAISSAEYPQQAVRPAYSVLDNADFIQATGIKPRSWTAALREYVMARTEN